A single region of the Rhizobium sp. NLR16a genome encodes:
- a CDS encoding class I SAM-dependent methyltransferase, producing the protein METAELRYNWADPDVYESFIGRWSEHLASPFLTRANVAPGSRVLDVACGTGVLSKALAEAGAHVIGVGASEGYLEGARRRRSHPNIAYEHGDVRQLRFDANSFDAAVSTLALDVIPEIEQVVAEMKRVTRPGGVVASAVTQFFGGMPAFDLVINTGAVLEADFATLRSMRAGRQLFWPDGQATLWRKIGLVDVTEIPIVVDCEYASFADYWATFTDGPGSTTSTLMALSDDARGSIEQHVCAGYLVGLPDGPRSFPMMFRMVRGLVPA; encoded by the coding sequence ATGGAAACCGCAGAACTGCGATACAATTGGGCCGATCCCGACGTCTACGAGTCATTCATAGGGCGCTGGAGCGAACATCTGGCGAGCCCATTTCTCACCCGTGCCAATGTTGCTCCGGGCAGTCGCGTGCTCGATGTGGCATGTGGGACGGGTGTGTTGTCGAAAGCCCTGGCCGAGGCGGGAGCGCATGTGATCGGTGTTGGCGCATCGGAGGGATACCTGGAAGGAGCCCGCCGTCGACGATCCCACCCCAATATCGCATATGAACACGGCGATGTCCGGCAACTGCGGTTCGACGCCAACTCTTTCGATGCGGCAGTTTCCACCCTGGCCCTGGACGTCATCCCGGAAATTGAACAGGTCGTTGCCGAGATGAAGCGCGTGACCCGTCCAGGCGGCGTGGTCGCGTCCGCCGTTACTCAGTTCTTTGGTGGCATGCCCGCATTTGACCTCGTCATTAACACCGGCGCCGTGCTTGAGGCCGACTTTGCAACGCTGAGATCCATGCGGGCGGGACGTCAGCTCTTCTGGCCTGATGGTCAGGCGACGCTGTGGCGGAAGATCGGCCTCGTTGACGTGACCGAGATTCCCATTGTCGTGGATTGCGAGTATGCGTCCTTCGCGGATTATTGGGCTACGTTCACCGACGGCCCAGGCAGCACCACAAGCACATTGATGGCACTTTCCGACGACGCCCGCGGTTCGATCGAACAGCATGTTTGTGCTGGGTATCTGGTTGGCTTGCCCGATGGACCCCGGTCATTTCCTATGATGTTCCGTATGGTGCGTGGCTTGGTCCCAGCGTAA